The Clostridium sp. AWRP genome has a window encoding:
- a CDS encoding O-acetylhomoserine aminocarboxypropyltransferase/cysteine synthase family protein translates to MTNYRMNTKCVQAGYRPGNGEPRQVPIIQSTTFKYDTSEDMGKLFDLEATGYFYSRLQNPTNDHVAAKIADMEGGTAAILTSSGQAANFFALFNICTCGDHIVASSSIYGGTFNLISTTMAKMGITATFVSPDCTEEELNTAFQHNTKAVFGETIANPALTVLDIEKFANAAHSHGVPLIVDNTFATPINCRPFEWGADIITHSTTKYMDGHGAALGGAIVDSGNFDWMAHADKFPGLCTPDDSYHGITYAKKFGKEGAFITKCTSQLMRDLGSIQSPQNAYILNLGLESLHVRVPRHCENGQAVAEFLQNHPKVAYVNYCGLPGDKYYEVAKKYLPNGSCGVVSFGLKGGREAAGIFMKNLKLAAIETHVADARTCCLNPATSTHRQMNDEQLKEAGVPAELIRISCGIEDKEDLISDISQALNCIK, encoded by the coding sequence ATGACTAATTATAGAATGAATACAAAATGTGTACAGGCAGGCTACAGGCCAGGCAACGGAGAACCTCGTCAGGTTCCTATTATACAAAGTACAACTTTTAAATATGATACCAGTGAAGATATGGGAAAGTTGTTTGACCTGGAAGCCACTGGCTATTTTTATAGCAGACTTCAAAATCCAACAAATGACCATGTAGCTGCCAAAATTGCAGATATGGAAGGCGGTACTGCTGCAATACTAACTTCCTCAGGTCAAGCTGCAAATTTCTTTGCTTTGTTTAACATTTGTACTTGCGGAGACCATATTGTTGCTTCTTCCAGCATCTATGGAGGTACCTTTAATCTGATTTCCACAACTATGGCCAAAATGGGTATCACTGCTACATTTGTCTCTCCTGATTGTACAGAAGAAGAACTAAATACTGCTTTTCAACATAATACAAAAGCAGTTTTTGGTGAAACAATTGCCAATCCTGCTCTTACCGTACTAGACATCGAAAAATTTGCAAATGCTGCTCATTCACATGGTGTCCCACTTATTGTAGATAATACTTTTGCAACACCTATTAATTGTCGTCCTTTTGAATGGGGTGCTGACATTATTACACATTCCACTACAAAATACATGGATGGTCATGGTGCTGCCTTAGGTGGGGCTATTGTAGACTCTGGAAATTTTGATTGGATGGCTCATGCTGATAAATTTCCAGGGCTTTGCACACCAGATGATAGTTACCATGGTATTACCTATGCCAAAAAATTTGGCAAAGAAGGAGCTTTCATTACTAAATGTACTTCCCAATTAATGCGTGACCTTGGTTCTATTCAGTCACCACAAAATGCATACATCTTAAATCTAGGACTAGAAAGCCTTCACGTTCGCGTGCCGCGTCATTGCGAAAACGGTCAAGCTGTTGCAGAATTCCTTCAAAATCACCCAAAGGTTGCCTATGTTAACTACTGTGGCCTGCCAGGTGATAAATACTATGAAGTTGCAAAAAAATATCTACCAAATGGTTCCTGTGGTGTTGTTTCCTTTGGTTTAAAAGGTGGTCGTGAAGCAGCAGGGATATTTATGAAAAATCTCAAGCTTGCAGCCATTGAGACCCATGTGGCAGATGCTCGTACCTGCTGTCTAAATCCTGCAACAAGTACACATCGTCAGATGAATGACGAACAATTAAAGGAGGCTGGTGTTCCAGCAGAATTAATCCGTATAAGCTGTGGCATTGAAGACAAGGAAGATTTAATTTCTGATATTTCACAAGCACTAAATTGTATAAAATAA
- a CDS encoding 4Fe-4S double cluster binding domain-containing protein, whose protein sequence is MLEYNIQKILNNFMIDYYGVADISKYENELVKYGGSLVKGYPRAISLGIVFPSTIVDHLNDDSNDIAKLEYENCYKTINARLDNIASIISSYIIRKGYNALPISAAERVNSDYINAAFSHKLAARLAGLGWIGKSCLLITPKHGPRVRWVSILTDLPLNPTGKEIEQKCGECMACVKICPQKAFYGKNYIEGEDREKRFDAKKCDSYFNEMEHTGQVPVCGMCVYICPYGRQSDK, encoded by the coding sequence ATGTTGGAATATAATATACAAAAAATATTGAATAATTTTATGATAGATTATTATGGAGTTGCAGATATAAGTAAATATGAAAATGAACTTGTAAAATATGGGGGATCTCTTGTAAAAGGTTATCCAAGAGCTATTTCATTAGGTATTGTGTTTCCATCTACTATTGTAGATCATTTAAATGATGACTCCAACGATATTGCAAAATTAGAATATGAAAATTGTTATAAAACTATAAATGCTAGGTTAGATAATATAGCCTCTATAATAAGTTCTTATATAATAAGAAAGGGTTATAATGCTTTGCCTATATCTGCAGCAGAAAGAGTAAATAGTGATTATATAAATGCAGCCTTTTCACATAAACTTGCAGCAAGACTAGCAGGACTTGGATGGATAGGTAAAAGTTGTTTACTGATTACTCCAAAACATGGACCGAGAGTAAGATGGGTAAGTATATTAACTGATTTACCATTAAACCCTACAGGTAAAGAAATAGAACAAAAGTGCGGTGAATGTATGGCCTGCGTGAAAATATGTCCGCAGAAAGCATTCTATGGTAAAAATTATATAGAAGGTGAAGATCGTGAAAAAAGATTTGATGCAAAAAAGTGTGACAGCTATTTTAATGAAATGGAACATACTGGTCAAGTACCTGTCTGCGGCATGTGTGTATATATATGCCCTTATGGAAGACAAAGTGATAAATAA